GGCTTCGATCTAGTTCGGCGGGAGGGTGCCGCCAACAGACTTGTGGTTCAGAACACAATCGAGTCGTTAACAATCGAGTCTAGCAGCGGGTCAAGCTCGGCGTAGGCGACGCAGGTCGTGGTGTCCGCGGCGCCGTAGTAAATCGCCAAGCGGCCTAGTTGCTCGTCGTGCAAAGCGGCGCACGGGAACACCACGTTGTCGACGTGGCCGGTGACCTCGTACTCGGCCTCGGGCGCCAGCAGCAAGTCGGTCTTGCGGTAGCGTACAATCCAGGGCTTCTCGAGGTCCAGGATGGCGGCGCCCATCGAGTACTCAAATCCTTTGCAGGTGTCCATCACTCCGTGGTACAGGATGAGCCAGCCGAGTGGGGTCTCGATTGGCGTCGGCCCAGCGCCAATCTTGGTGAGCTGCCACCAGACTCCCTGGTCGAGGCCGCCTCGCTTCATTACTAGTTGATGACCGCCCCAGTGCACCAGGTCGGGACTGCGGCTGATGTAGATGTCTCCGAACGGCGTGTGCCCGTCGTCGCTCGGTCGGCTGAGCATCCAGTAGTAGCCGTCTATCTTCCTGGGGAAGAGAACACCGTTGCGGTTGAACGGGAGGAACGAGTTCTCGATCCGGTGGTAGGTCTGGAAATCGCTGGTGTAGGCGACGCCGATGGTCGGGCCGTTGTGGCCGGCGCACCATGTCAGGTAGAAGGAACCGTCGAGCAGGCAGACCCTAGGGTCGTAGGCGTACTCGTTCAGGGGGCGGGGTTCGACGTCCGTGGCGAACTCGATCGGCTCCGGTTCGATCTGCCAGTCGAGACCGTTGTCGCTGAAGCCG
This is a stretch of genomic DNA from Posidoniimonas polymericola. It encodes these proteins:
- a CDS encoding glycoside hydrolase family 130 protein, which gives rise to MPPALATPAAELAPIPWEPAPDGCDQVVWRHSGNPVVGAWNVPGGLGIFNSAVVRFGSKFAGIFRVEKKRRFPKLHAGFSDNGLDWQIEPEPIEFATDVEPRPLNEYAYDPRVCLLDGSFYLTWCAGHNGPTIGVAYTSDFQTYHRIENSFLPFNRNGVLFPRKIDGYYWMLSRPSDDGHTPFGDIYISRSPDLVHWGGHQLVMKRGGLDQGVWWQLTKIGAGPTPIETPLGWLILYHGVMDTCKGFEYSMGAAILDLEKPWIVRYRKTDLLLAPEAEYEVTGHVDNVVFPCAALHDEQLGRLAIYYGAADTTTCVAYAELDPLLDSIVNDSIVF